A genomic segment from Macrobrachium rosenbergii isolate ZJJX-2024 chromosome 30, ASM4041242v1, whole genome shotgun sequence encodes:
- the LOC136854834 gene encoding protein FAM200C-like, with translation MSAKKRKYNEDYIRFGFVPLRKGDTEVPQCVICYKTLSNDGMRPSRLERHLQTAHPGLVDKPKAFFETKKHTLKQVKMDDSGVFRQQSSKVVEASYEISMLIAKSKKSHNIGETLIKPSILCAAQLILGKDSANKLSQISLSNDTVQRRIHELSQDIKEQTLELVRASPVFCNPV, from the coding sequence ATGAGTGCCAAGAAGCGGAAGTATAACGAAGATTATATTCGTTTTGGATTTGTCCCCCTCCGAAAGGGTGACACAGAGGTCCCACAGTGCGTGATATGTTACAAGACTCTGAGCAATGATGGAATGCGACCCTCACGCTTGGAACGCCACCTGCAAACAGCACATCCTGGTCTAGTTGACAAGCCAAAGGCattctttgaaacaaaaaaacacacctTGAAGCAAGTGAAAATGGATGACAGCGGGGTATTTCGACAACAATCATCAAAGGTTGTTGAGGCTTCTTATGAAATTTCCATGTTGATTGCAAAGAGCAAGAAGAGCCATAACATTGGAGAGACTCTCATAAAGCCAAGTATACTATGTGCAGCTCAACTCATTCTTGGTAAAGATAGTGCAAATAAGCTTTCCCAAATTTCCCTGTCAAACGATACAGTCCAGAGAAGGATCCATGAACTGTCTCAAGATATCAAAGAACAAACACTCGAACTAGTAAGAGCCTCGCCTGTTTTTTGCAATCCAGTGTGA
- the LOC136854836 gene encoding zinc finger BED domain-containing protein 5-like: MLERLYELREEVIIFLDSQQKAALHDKFKSDSFQIILAYLVDIFESLNAVNLKLQGKNIHIISHHDTIRTFMAKLDLWKHRIQQGNAASFRNLDSGLAHGNLDPELKILIITHLSSLKAEFTKYFPDIDDMRESWKFIRNPFQCEFADVAEEIQEEFLELKFNSTAKDEFNDLDLETFWIKYHSVYPLISHQALRVLTMFGSTYLCETAFSTLTAIKTKYRNRLDVEDDLRCALSNIKPRIQDLVSKKQCQVSH, encoded by the coding sequence atGCTTGAAAGGCTTTATGAGCTACGAGAAGAAGTAATAATATTTCTAGATTCACAGCAGAAGGCAGCCCTTCATGACAAATTCAAGTCTGACAGCTTTCAGATAATTCTAGCTTACTTGGTGGATATTTTTGAATCTTTGAATGCAGTGAACCTTAAACTACAAGGGAAAAATATCCACATCATCTCTCACCACGACACCATTCGAACTTTCATGGCCAAACTCGACCTCTGGAAACATCGAATTCAGCAGGGAAATGCAGCCAGTTTTAGGAACTTAGATTCTGGGCTCGCTCATGGTAACCTTGACCCTGAGTTAAAGATCCTTATAATCACTCATCTAAGCAGCTTGAAAGCAGAATTCACGAAATACTTTCCAGACATAGATGACATGCGTGAATCCTGGAAATTCATTAGGAATCCTTTTCAGTGTGAATTCGCTGATGTTGCTGAGGAAATTCAAGAGGAGTTTCTTGAGTTAAAGTTTAATTCCACAGCTAAGGATGAATTCAACGATTTGGATTTGGAGACATTCTGGATTAAATACCATTCTGTGTACCCTCTGATCTCACATCAGGCTCTTCGGGTTCTAACAATGTTTGGATCAACGTACCTGTGTGAAACTGCATTTTCTACGCTCActgctataaaaacaaaatacagaaaccgCCTGGATGTGGAAGATGATTTACGTTGTGCACTCTCTAACATTAAACCTCGTATTCAAGATCTGGTATCCAAGAAGCAGTGTCAGGTATCTCACTAA